Proteins found in one Streptomyces sp. NBC_00461 genomic segment:
- the argS gene encoding arginine--tRNA ligase yields the protein MTSVTSLTDLVNQRLADALTSALPEADGVDPLLRRSDRADFQANGVLALAKKAKANPRELATQVVGGIVTGDVVKDVEVSGPGFLNITIADKAITENLAARYADGERLGVPLKENAGITVVDYAQPNVAKEMHVGHLRSAVIGDALRGMLDFTGETTIGRHHIGDWGTQFGMLIQYLFENPGELAPAADVDGEQAMSNLNRVYKASRAVFDSDEEFKERARKRVVALQSGDKETLELWQQFVDESKVYFYSVFEKLDMEIRDEEIVGESAYNEDMPETVRLLEEMGVAVRSEGALVVFFDEIRGKDDQPVPLIVQKADGGFGYAASDLTAIRNRVFDLHASTLLYVVDVRQSLHFKMVFETARRAGWLRDGVTAHNMGYGTVLGADGKPFKTREGETVRLEDLLDEAVERATAVVREKAEKVGLAEEEIVENGRYVGIGAVKYADLSTSPNRDYKFDLDQMVSLNGETSVYLQYAYARIRSIFGKAGDRTPLAHPELELAPAERALGLHLDAFGETVFESAAEYAPHRVAAYLYQLASLYTTFYDQCPVVKPAPAQEVAENRLFLCDLTARTLHRGMALLGIRTPERL from the coding sequence ATGACCTCGGTCACGTCACTCACGGATCTCGTCAACCAGCGCCTCGCCGACGCCCTCACTTCCGCCCTCCCGGAAGCCGACGGAGTCGACCCGCTGCTGCGACGTAGTGACCGGGCCGACTTCCAGGCCAACGGCGTCCTCGCGCTGGCCAAGAAGGCGAAGGCGAACCCACGGGAGCTGGCGACGCAGGTCGTCGGCGGCATCGTCACCGGTGATGTGGTCAAGGACGTCGAGGTCTCCGGGCCCGGCTTCCTGAACATCACGATCGCGGACAAGGCGATCACCGAGAACCTCGCCGCGCGGTACGCGGACGGTGAGCGTCTCGGTGTGCCGCTGAAGGAGAACGCGGGCATCACGGTCGTCGACTACGCCCAGCCGAACGTGGCGAAGGAGATGCACGTCGGTCACCTGCGGTCGGCGGTCATCGGTGACGCCCTGCGCGGCATGCTCGACTTCACCGGCGAGACGACGATCGGCCGGCACCACATCGGCGACTGGGGCACCCAGTTCGGCATGCTCATCCAGTACCTGTTCGAGAACCCCGGCGAGCTGGCCCCGGCGGCCGACGTCGACGGCGAGCAGGCGATGAGCAACCTGAACCGGGTGTACAAGGCGTCGCGTGCGGTCTTCGACTCGGACGAGGAGTTCAAGGAGCGGGCCCGGAAGCGGGTCGTCGCCCTGCAGTCCGGTGACAAGGAGACGCTCGAACTGTGGCAGCAGTTCGTGGACGAGTCGAAGGTCTACTTCTACTCGGTCTTCGAGAAGCTGGACATGGAGATCCGCGACGAGGAGATCGTCGGCGAGTCCGCGTACAACGAGGACATGCCCGAGACCGTCCGCCTCCTGGAGGAGATGGGTGTCGCGGTGCGCTCCGAGGGTGCGCTCGTCGTCTTCTTCGACGAGATCCGCGGCAAGGACGACCAGCCGGTTCCGCTGATCGTGCAGAAGGCGGACGGCGGCTTCGGCTACGCGGCCTCCGACCTGACCGCGATCCGCAACCGTGTCTTCGACCTGCACGCGTCGACGCTGCTGTACGTCGTGGACGTACGCCAGTCCCTGCACTTCAAGATGGTCTTCGAGACGGCACGGCGGGCGGGCTGGCTGCGCGACGGCGTCACCGCGCACAACATGGGCTACGGCACGGTGCTCGGCGCGGACGGCAAGCCGTTCAAGACGCGTGAGGGCGAGACCGTACGGCTGGAGGATCTGCTGGACGAGGCGGTCGAGCGGGCCACCGCGGTCGTGCGCGAGAAGGCCGAGAAGGTGGGTCTCGCCGAGGAGGAGATCGTCGAGAACGGCCGGTACGTCGGGATCGGCGCCGTGAAGTACGCGGACCTGTCGACGTCGCCGAACAGGGACTACAAGTTCGACCTGGACCAGATGGTGTCGTTGAACGGCGAGACGAGCGTGTACCTGCAGTACGCGTACGCCCGTATCCGGTCCATCTTCGGCAAGGCCGGCGACCGCACCCCGCTCGCCCACCCGGAGCTCGAACTGGCGCCGGCGGAGCGGGCGCTCGGTCTGCACCTGGACGCGTTCGGCGAGACGGTCTTCGAGTCGGCGGCGGAGTACGCGCCGCACAGGGTGGCCGCGTACCTCTACCAACTGGCGTCCCTGTACACGACGTTCTACGACCAGTGCCCGGTGGTGAAGCCGGCCCCCGCGCAGGAAGTGGCGGAGAACCGGCTGTTCCTGTGCGACCTGACGGCCCGCACTCTGCACCGGGGCATGGCCCTGCTGGGCATCCGGACGCCCGAGCGGCTCTGA
- a CDS encoding peptidoglycan-binding domain-containing protein: MRSNALARTLVSAAAVIGLAAGGLATAGTSFAASAPGAGAQSASILATQNFGLSSQQAKNVQCFMRGAPASYTGGIDGQLGTNSWKAMQRHLKAYWNYTDSIDGDPGPNTVKALQRMLAFGWGYTDRIDGDPGTNTRAAFKRFANDMSVFYPCS, from the coding sequence ATGCGATCGAACGCCTTGGCCAGGACCCTGGTCAGCGCCGCCGCCGTGATCGGACTCGCCGCCGGCGGCCTGGCCACCGCGGGCACCAGCTTCGCCGCGTCCGCGCCGGGCGCCGGCGCACAGTCCGCGTCCATCCTGGCGACGCAGAACTTCGGCCTGAGCAGCCAGCAGGCCAAGAACGTGCAGTGCTTCATGCGAGGGGCGCCGGCGAGCTACACCGGCGGCATCGACGGGCAGCTGGGCACCAACAGCTGGAAGGCGATGCAGCGCCATCTCAAGGCGTACTGGAACTACACCGACTCCATCGACGGCGACCCCGGCCCCAACACGGTCAAGGCGCTGCAGCGCATGCTGGCCTTCGGCTGGGGCTACACCGACAGGATCGACGGCGACCCCGGCACCAACACCCGTGCCGCGTTCAAGCGGTTCGCCAACGACATGAGCGTCTTCTACCCCTGTAGCTGA
- a CDS encoding peptidoglycan-binding protein produces the protein MSRWRALPAELDPRVRQLVVRLRRLKDHSGLSVRQLAARTGYSPKSWERYLGARSLPPRQAVEALARIGGEDPTRLLALQEVAAEAWGRGRDTAAVAEVTVAEPELMSAGPGEQVRIPTRSLRVALVAGAVTLVLAVSSAVLVTVRLMDRGGDGQTAEGAPLAASAPASTPPYTCRPERVGGHWYTGNSRTTDAGLGYGSAGPEVAEAQCLLRRAGFSPGGIDGMFGPLTQGAVKAFQRHAGLDVDGTVGPHTWKALRG, from the coding sequence ATGTCGCGTTGGAGAGCGCTGCCCGCTGAACTGGACCCACGCGTGCGGCAGTTGGTGGTGCGCTTACGCCGACTGAAGGACCACAGCGGGCTGAGCGTGCGGCAGTTGGCGGCCAGGACGGGGTACAGCCCCAAGTCGTGGGAGCGGTATCTGGGCGCCCGTTCGCTGCCGCCGCGTCAGGCCGTGGAGGCGTTGGCCCGGATCGGAGGCGAGGATCCGACCCGCCTGCTGGCGCTGCAGGAGGTCGCCGCCGAGGCCTGGGGCAGGGGCCGCGATACGGCAGCCGTGGCGGAAGTGACCGTGGCGGAGCCGGAGTTGATGTCGGCGGGCCCCGGTGAGCAGGTGCGGATTCCCACCCGGTCGCTGCGTGTGGCGCTCGTGGCGGGGGCCGTGACCCTGGTGCTCGCGGTGTCGTCGGCGGTGCTGGTGACCGTACGGCTCATGGACCGCGGCGGCGACGGGCAGACGGCCGAGGGGGCGCCGCTCGCCGCCTCCGCACCGGCGTCGACGCCGCCGTACACCTGCCGTCCGGAGCGGGTCGGCGGCCACTGGTACACGGGCAACAGCCGGACCACGGACGCCGGTCTGGGGTACGGCAGCGCCGGGCCGGAGGTGGCCGAAGCGCAGTGTCTGCTGCGGCGGGCCGGCTTCTCACCGGGCGGTATCGACGGGATGTTCGGGCCGCTGACGCAGGGTGCGGTCAAGGCCTTCCAGCGGCACGCCGGGCTCGATGTGGACGGCACGGTGGGCCCGCACACCTGGAAGGCGCTGCGGGGATGA
- a CDS encoding helix-turn-helix domain-containing protein yields MTPERARLATVLRELRAAAGLSMAGLAAKTAYSKSSWERYLNGRTLPPRQAVQELCRLTGEPEGRCLALWEIAESEWSGRATEAARVAAPADTPSRAQAVPTPTPDTRPDPRPDPPQAPPKADRAGHRRAAAVAVLATVCAVAIGGVTVALLLLPGHSHGPRPSAVPPSPGPHCSGASCEGMSPMDMYCAASPTTLATRRTQTGAWLEVRYSRQCGASWARMWGARAGDRLRLTAGGRAHDAEVEDSADADSFVYTPMTVTRPGTVLRACFHSTKSTGQECFDSVSR; encoded by the coding sequence ATGACGCCGGAGCGGGCACGACTGGCCACCGTGCTACGGGAGTTGAGGGCGGCCGCGGGTCTGAGCATGGCGGGTCTCGCGGCGAAGACGGCGTACAGCAAGTCGTCCTGGGAGCGCTATCTCAACGGCAGGACGCTGCCGCCGCGTCAGGCGGTGCAGGAGCTGTGCCGGCTGACCGGGGAGCCGGAGGGCCGGTGTCTGGCGCTGTGGGAGATCGCCGAGTCGGAGTGGAGCGGGCGCGCGACGGAGGCGGCGCGGGTGGCGGCGCCTGCGGACACGCCGTCGCGGGCACAGGCGGTCCCGACCCCGACCCCCGACACGCGCCCGGACCCGCGCCCCGACCCGCCTCAGGCCCCGCCGAAGGCCGACCGTGCCGGCCATCGCCGTGCGGCGGCCGTGGCCGTGCTGGCGACAGTGTGTGCCGTGGCCATCGGGGGCGTGACGGTCGCGCTCCTGCTGCTGCCGGGGCACAGCCATGGGCCCCGGCCGTCCGCGGTCCCGCCCTCTCCCGGCCCGCACTGCAGCGGCGCGTCCTGCGAGGGCATGAGCCCGATGGACATGTACTGCGCCGCGTCACCGACCACCCTCGCCACCCGCCGTACGCAGACCGGGGCCTGGCTGGAGGTGCGCTACAGCCGGCAGTGCGGGGCGAGTTGGGCACGGATGTGGGGGGCACGGGCCGGTGACCGGCTCAGGCTGACGGCGGGCGGGCGGGCACACGACGCCGAGGTCGAGGACAGCGCGGACGCGGATTCCTTCGTCTACACCCCGATGACGGTGACGCGCCCCGGAACCGTGCTGCGGGCGTGCTTCCACTCGACGAAGAGCACCGGCCAGGAGTGCTTCGACTCCGTCTCACGGTGA